The Catharus ustulatus isolate bCatUst1 chromosome 26, bCatUst1.pri.v2, whole genome shotgun sequence genome has a window encoding:
- the STX12 gene encoding syntaxin-12, whose protein sequence is MSYGPLDPRGPGAPPPPPRDFGGIIQTCSGNVQRIAQYTAQIKNLMSQLGTKQDSSKLQENLQQLQHSANRLAKETNEYLKELGSLPLPLSASEQRQQRLQKERLMNDFSTALNNFQAVQRRVSEKEKETVARARAGSRISADERFREEQLVSFDSGEEWNQMQSQEEDVAITEQDLELIKERETAIRQLEADILDVNQIFKDLAMMIHDQGDMIDSIEANVESAEVHVERASEQLQRAAYYQKKSRKKICILILGLAVVCIIIGLLIWKTT, encoded by the exons ATGTCGTACGGGCCGCTGGACCCGCGCGGCCCcggggcgccgccgccgccgccccgggaCTTCGGCGGCATCATCCAGACATGTAGCGGCAACGTGCAGCGGATTGCGCAGTACA CTGCTCAAATAAAGAATTTGATGAGCCAGCTGGGAACCAAACAGGATTCCAGCAAACTTCAGGAAAATTT ACAACAGCTGCAGCACTCTGCAAACCGCCTTGCCAAAGAGACCAATGAATATCTCAAGGAGTTGGGGTCTCTGCCACTTCCCCTGTCTGCTTCTGAGCAG CGCCAACAGAGGCTTCAGAAAGAACGATTAATGAATGACTTCTCCACAGCCTTAAATAATTTCCAGGCAGTACAGAGGAGAGtgtcagagaaggaaaaagagaccGTAGCAAGGGCGAGAGCTGGCTCCCGTATTTCT GCTGATGAGCGGTTCAGAGAAGAACAGCTTGTTTCATTTGATAG TGGTGAAGAGTGGAATCAGATGCAGTCTCAGGAAGAAGATGTGGCAATAACTGAACAGGACCTTGAACTcattaaagaaagagaaactgcAATCAGGCAATTAGAG GCAGACATTTTGGATGTCAATCAGATATTTAAGGATTTAGCCATGATGATTCATGACCAAGGAGATATGATTG ATAGCATAGAGGCAAATGTGGAAAGTGCAGAAGTCCATGTGGAAAGAGCCAGTGAGCAGTTACAGAGAGCTGCCTATTATCAG AAGAAATCCCGTAAGAAGATCTGTATCCTGATTCTTGGCCTTGCTGTGGTCTGTATAATCATAGGACTCCTTATCTGGAAGACAACATGA